One genomic window of Hippocampus zosterae strain Florida chromosome 12, ASM2543408v3, whole genome shotgun sequence includes the following:
- the LOC127611454 gene encoding nck-associated protein 5-like isoform X4, translating into MEETVRSLLQKQDSLDGPEVDPLDLMKAYKDKLLEEMWKQRDSLEGPPASETETSKAPEAGGGPEGSADGDSVLRRLRALEAENSALSLENDNQRRQYERCLDEVANQVVQALLTQKDLKEECVKLRTRVFDLEQQNRILSVLFQQRLRMSPSPAAQEMPRNGKVSTDAGRWPSLLSLTCPRSSASGSDPSPSGAGNRHSGGSHTWAEGRGLSKQRAAGRDKRTSAAAVSGHRTDLGSEGDRVPEGLERLQTCVSKEKPYPGSATPREDGAMSNEGIHSPGVKSKPPGTTAETDKNANMGIVVADPVESGNDSRVSLSQESGDNVAGGVLTEEGSRESFGNTVSDNFVFSAGPPGTLEKESLHSREESQNFAVTLSDGNNNREGSSERKSRLDLTDSESRAGGGTPAVRHSAAGALSCVSEARQRSSSAEVSHPSDGGLSRKPKQQLCDSARKAFILRSKSADAGPEQHKHVRSPLHQNLIPGHKSGSPDKRPGRGKTLSSGHEARKDNDSASPTCKSLERVQQRSPLASPVKSASVTKAVEVEEDSKVPARQPPSARIASGVEERADIRHRERPADPFSPELGSPSAPTSLPLGTVSDSGHADRPQSATVGKTLSGQPTGFSPDNQAAEPVFGVQTAVPALETRDLESAVAYRGGMVAASLLPSPNVLQRTQQSISEPKLSEVPPQTYCNVYYHKCQNSGSRAAKMSLPANARSHEAISGTESGALVTLARQNGDEPRASAKGIQTYQTYVCDPRVMNEGGGARQKIETRCNSLDSEPCRPPGGGAMPDWGFDEEGWLFKRSVSVSTRPPLRPVMGTNGAKARSQSFGARYVDRPGFNRSGKVRTQIKTHSGSSLNSLGDLLPGSVSCSGSYRCTVNRSLLDNFLIEEGLAVPPSPGSSGERLQSLQLQREQAKRLQIEQQFCSAFGEPVCEEPQRQNTITTIEEKVMLGIEENLHKSQEQERSGEVKQKSGSALANWFGFRKGKIPAPGGKKADAAKAKEEKRDQKMTSLLGGKQTKTDKKSDRRKSDPKDCSAGRRESHDAVRACIAVPCPGMSLHDTQGRIHAIGDVQRTDAGNGALIKTTLQDAVIGASSDQYGQSAL; encoded by the exons ATGGAGGAGACGGTGCGATCCCTACTCCAGAAGCAGGACTCATTGGATGGCCCCGAGGTGGACCCACTGGACCTGATGAAAGCATACAAG GACAAACTTTTGGAGGAAATGTGGAAGCAGCGGGACAGTTTGGAGGGTCCGCCGGCTTCGGAAACGGAGACGTCCAAAGCGCCGGAGGCCGGCGGCGGCCCGGAGGGAAGCGCCGACGGCGATTCCGTGCTCCGACGACTCCGAGCTTTGGAG GCTGAGAACTCGGCTCTGTCCTTGGAAAACGACAACCAGAGGAGGCAATACGAACGCTGCCTGGATGAG GTGGCCAACCAGGTGGTCCAGGCTCTGCTCACTCAAAAG GACCTGAAAGAAGAATGTGTCAAGCTGCGCACGCGCGTCTTTGACTTGGAGCAGCAGAACCGCATACTGAGCGTCTTGTTCCAACAACGCCTGCGAATGTCGCCGAGTCCCGCGGCGCAG GAAATGCCAAGGAATGGAAAAGTGTCTACGGATGCAGGGAGGTGGCCCAGTCTCTTGAGTCTAACGTGCCCGCGCAGTAGCGCGAGCGGTAGCGATCCGTCTCCGTCCGGCGCCGGTAACCGACACTCCGGCGGCTCGCACACGTGGGCCGAGGGACGAGGCCTGTCCAAACAG CGCGCCGCCGGTCGGGACAAGAGGACGAGCGCGGCCGCCGTTTCCGGCCATCGGACGGACCTCGGCTCGGAGGGAGACCGCGTCCCGGAAGGCCTCGAGCGTCTTCAGACCTGCGTCTCGAAGGAGAAACCCTACCCCGGGTCCGCCACGCCACGCGAGGATGGAGCGATGTCGAACGAGGGCATCCACTCGCCGGGCGTCAAGAGTAAGCCGCCGGGAACGACGGCCGAGACGGACAAAAACGCAAACATGGGGATCGTCGTGGCGGACCCCGTTGAGAGCGGCAACGACTCACGTGTGTCGCTGAGTCAGGAATCCGGTGACAACGTGGCAGGAGGGGTCCTGACCGAAGAAGGGTCCAGAGAATCTTTTGGGAACACCGTTTCGGACAACTTCGTATTCTCTGCGGGCCCACCCGGGACCCTGGAAAAAGAAAGTCTCCACTCGCGAGAAGAAAGCCAGAACTTTGCCGTCACGTTGAGCGACGGCAACAACAACCGGGAAGGATCCAGTGAGCGCAAATCCCGGCTGGACCTCACGGACTCGGAATCCCGAGCGGGGGGCGGGACCCCGGCCGTGCGGCATTCTGCCGCCGGGGCTTTGAGCTGCGTGAGCGAAGCCAGACAGCGCAGCTCTTCGGCGGAGGTTTCTCACCCAAGCGACGGCGGGCTTTCAAGGAAACCCAAACAGCAGCTCTGCGACTCGGCCAGGAAGGCGTTCATCCTGCGCAGCAAGAGCGCCGACGCCGGACCGGAACAGCACAAACACGTCCGCTCGCCGCTGCACCAAAACCTCATCCCGGGGCACAAATCCGGGAGCCCCGACAAAAGGCCCGGTCGCGGAAAAACGCTCAGTTCGGGCCACGAGGCCCGAAAAGACAATGACTCGGCATCCCCGACTTGCAAGTCTTTGGAGCGCGTACAACAGCGCTCGCCTCTCGCGTCGCCTGTCAAAAGCGCTTCGGTGACCAAAGCCGTCGAGGTGGAGGAAGATTCAAAGGTTCCGGCGAGACAGCCGCCATCCGCGAGAATTGCGTCCGGCGTGGAGGAGCGCGCCGACATCCGACACCGGGAGCGGCCGGCGGACCCGTTCTCTCCGGAACTCGGCTCTCCGTCCGCACCGACTTCGCTCCCGCTCGGAACCGTGTCGGACTCCGGACATGCCGATCGTCCTCAGAGCGCCACTGTGGGAAAGACTTTGTCGGGTCAACCGACTGGCTTTTCGCCAGACAATCAAGCCGCCGAACCGGTCTTCGGCGTCCAAACGGCCGTCCCCGCTCTCGAAACGCGGGATTTGGAATCTGCCGTCGCTTACCGCGGCGGAATGGTCGCAGCCTCTTTGTTACCAAGTCCCAATGTCTTACAACGCACTCAGCAGAGCATTAGCGAGCCAAAACTTTCCGAAGTCCCGCCTCAGACGTACTGCAACGTCTACTATCACAAGTGCCAAAATTCCGGGTCCAGGGCCGCAAAAATGTCTCTTCCCGCAAACGCGAGATCCCACGAGGCCATCTCGGGAACAGAAAGCGGCGCGTTGGTCACGCTGGCTCGCCAGAACGGGGATGAGCCGAGGGCATCCGCGAAAGGCATCCAAACCTACCAGACGTACGTTTGTGACCCCCGCGTGATGAATGAAGGCGGCGGAGCCCGGCAGAAGATCGAGACCCGTTGCAATTCCCTGGATTCCGAGCCCTGCCGGCCGCCGGGAGGCGGGGCCATGCCGGACTGGGGCTTCGACGAGGAGGGCTGGCTCTTCAAGCGTTCCGTCTCCGTGTCCACCAGACCCCCGCTGAGGCCGGTGATGGGCACCAACGGGGCCAAGGCTCGAAGCCAGAGCTTCGGCGCCCGCTACGTGGACCGCCCCGGCTTCAATCGGTCCGGCAAGGTGCGAACGCAGATCAAAACGCACTCCGGGAGCTCCCTCAACTCCTTGGGCGACCTTCTCCCGGGAAGCGTGAGCTGCTCCGGTAGCTACCGCTGCACCGTGAACCGATCCCTCCTGGACAACTTCCTCATCGAGGAAGGCCTGGCGGTTCCCCCGAGTCCGGGCTCATCCGGCGAAAGACTCCAGAGTCTTCAACTCCAACGGGAACAAGCCAAACGCCTTCAAATCGAGCAACAGTTCTGCAGCGCCTTTGGAGAACCTGTCTGCGAAGAACCCCAGAGGCAGAATACCATCACCACCATTGAGGAGAAGGTGATGCTCGGCATCGAGGAGAACTTGCACAAGTCTCAGGAGCAGGAGAGGAGCGGCGAAGTCAAGCAGAAATCCGGATCCGCCTTGGCCAACTGGTTCGGCTTTCGCAAGGGGAAGATTCCCGCGCCCGGCGGCAAGAAGGCGGACGCGGCCAAGGCGAAAGAAGAGAAGAGGGATCAGAAGATGACCTCGCTGCTCGGGGGCAAGCAGACCAAGACGGACAAGAAGAGCGACCGGAGAAAAAGTGACCCCAAAGACTG CTCGGCGGGAAGGAGGGAGTCGCACGACGCGGTGCGCGCCTGCATCGCCGTGCCTTGCCCGGGAATGTCGCTTCACGACACGCAAGGACGCATCCACGCCATCGGGGACGTGCAG AGAACGGACGCTGGAAACGGAGCCCTGATCAAGACCACCCTCCAGGATGCCGTCATCG GAGCTTCCTCGGACCAATACGGACAGTCGGCGTTGTGA